In Aricia agestis chromosome 14, ilAriAges1.1, whole genome shotgun sequence, one genomic interval encodes:
- the LOC121733810 gene encoding uncharacterized protein LOC121733810 isoform X2: MQGYCSFVLAILSVCLLSLNAAPSLQKCKKEDGQCLKELVQGMINTVAVGDPKYGWDPLDPMYIQHIDSSSSSLQLNLQDVIVTGLRGCVAKKVRYSPERTSLFMKLMCSIEMNGQYEMKGRLLFLPIEGNGKNHVILRKAIFGVDSVLSKVNGADGKEHLKIVDWTHDYDLKDKAEVHFDNLFNGNEILGKAAQEVIENNSNEIVQEVGGPIVKTIVTNVVEAVQKIYDVIPLEDLIIDT; this comes from the exons ATGCAGGGTTACTGCAGTTTTGTGCTCGCCATTTTGAGTGTTTGTCTCCTGAGTTTAAATGCTG CGCCATCTCTACAAAAATGCAAGAAGGAAGACGGCCAATGTCTTAAGGAGTTGGTTCAGGGTATGATCAATACTGTGGCTGTTGGTGACCCAAAATATGGCTGGGACCCTCTGGACCCAATGTATATTCAACACATAGACTCCAGTTCATCAAGCCTCCAGCTAAACTTACAAGATGTGATTGTGACTGGCCTAAGAGGATGTGTCGCTAAGAAAGTCAG GTACAGCCCGGAAAGAACAAGTCTGTTTATGAAGCTAATGTGCTCAATTGAAATGAATGGTCAGTACGAGATGAAAGGAAGGCTCCTGTTCCTACCCATTGAAGGAAACGGGAAAAACCACGTTATACTCA gGAAAGCCATTTTTGGCGTGGACAGCGTACTCTCTAAAGTCAACGGCGCTGATGGGAAGGAACATCTGAAGATAGTGGACTGGACTCACGACTACGACTTGAAGGACAAAGCCGAAGTCCACTTTGATAACTTGTTTAATGGCAATGAGATACTCG GTAAAGCAGCTCAAGAAGTGATAGAAAATAACAGCAATGAGATAGTACAAGAAGTGGGTGGGCCGATAGTGAAGACGATAGTCACTAACGTGGTAGAAGCTGTACAGAAGATCTATGATGTTATACCATTGGAAGACTTAATTATAGACACGtag
- the LOC121733810 gene encoding uncharacterized protein LOC121733810 isoform X1 yields MQGYCSFVLAILSVCLLSLNAGMLNIVLYNAPSLQKCKKEDGQCLKELVQGMINTVAVGDPKYGWDPLDPMYIQHIDSSSSSLQLNLQDVIVTGLRGCVAKKVRYSPERTSLFMKLMCSIEMNGQYEMKGRLLFLPIEGNGKNHVILRKAIFGVDSVLSKVNGADGKEHLKIVDWTHDYDLKDKAEVHFDNLFNGNEILGKAAQEVIENNSNEIVQEVGGPIVKTIVTNVVEAVQKIYDVIPLEDLIIDT; encoded by the exons ATGCAGGGTTACTGCAGTTTTGTGCTCGCCATTTTGAGTGTTTGTCTCCTGAGTTTAAATGCTGGtatgttaaatattgttttgtataatG CGCCATCTCTACAAAAATGCAAGAAGGAAGACGGCCAATGTCTTAAGGAGTTGGTTCAGGGTATGATCAATACTGTGGCTGTTGGTGACCCAAAATATGGCTGGGACCCTCTGGACCCAATGTATATTCAACACATAGACTCCAGTTCATCAAGCCTCCAGCTAAACTTACAAGATGTGATTGTGACTGGCCTAAGAGGATGTGTCGCTAAGAAAGTCAG GTACAGCCCGGAAAGAACAAGTCTGTTTATGAAGCTAATGTGCTCAATTGAAATGAATGGTCAGTACGAGATGAAAGGAAGGCTCCTGTTCCTACCCATTGAAGGAAACGGGAAAAACCACGTTATACTCA gGAAAGCCATTTTTGGCGTGGACAGCGTACTCTCTAAAGTCAACGGCGCTGATGGGAAGGAACATCTGAAGATAGTGGACTGGACTCACGACTACGACTTGAAGGACAAAGCCGAAGTCCACTTTGATAACTTGTTTAATGGCAATGAGATACTCG GTAAAGCAGCTCAAGAAGTGATAGAAAATAACAGCAATGAGATAGTACAAGAAGTGGGTGGGCCGATAGTGAAGACGATAGTCACTAACGTGGTAGAAGCTGTACAGAAGATCTATGATGTTATACCATTGGAAGACTTAATTATAGACACGtag